From a single Mycolicibacterium mengxianglii genomic region:
- a CDS encoding acetyl-CoA C-acetyltransferase, protein MPEAVIVATARSPIGRAVKGSLASIRTDDLAAQMVRAVLDKVPSLDPKDIDDLMMGCAQPAGEAGYNIGRAVAVELGYDFLPGTTVNRYCSSSLQTTRMAFHAIKAGEGDVFISAGVEAVSRFGIGAADGAPNSKNPFFDDAQERTAKQAEGSDEWHDPRADGSIPDVYIAMGQTAENVALFTGISREDQDHWGVRSQNRAEEAIKSGFFEREIVPVTLPDGTVVSTDDGPRAGTTYEKISQLKPVFRPNGTITAGNACPLNDGAAALVIMSDTKAKELGLTPLARVVSTGVSGLSPEIMGLGPIEAVKKALGNAKMSLSDIDLYEINEAFAVQVLGSARELGMDEDRLNVSGGAIALGHPFGMTGARITTTLLNNLSTYDKTFGLETMCVGGGQGMAMVLERLS, encoded by the coding sequence ATGCCTGAAGCCGTCATCGTCGCCACCGCCCGGTCTCCGATCGGCCGGGCCGTCAAAGGCTCCCTGGCCTCCATCCGCACCGACGATCTGGCCGCCCAGATGGTCCGCGCCGTGCTGGACAAGGTGCCGTCGCTGGATCCCAAGGACATCGACGACCTGATGATGGGGTGCGCCCAGCCCGCCGGTGAGGCCGGTTACAACATCGGCCGCGCGGTAGCCGTCGAGCTCGGATACGACTTCCTACCCGGCACTACCGTCAATCGTTACTGTTCGTCGTCGTTGCAGACCACCCGGATGGCGTTCCACGCCATCAAGGCCGGTGAAGGTGACGTGTTCATCTCGGCCGGCGTCGAAGCGGTGTCCCGCTTCGGCATCGGCGCCGCCGACGGTGCGCCGAACAGCAAGAACCCGTTCTTCGACGACGCGCAGGAACGCACCGCCAAGCAGGCCGAAGGCTCCGACGAATGGCACGACCCGCGTGCCGACGGCTCGATCCCCGACGTCTACATCGCCATGGGCCAGACCGCGGAGAACGTCGCCTTGTTCACCGGAATCAGCCGCGAAGACCAGGACCACTGGGGTGTCCGCAGCCAGAACCGCGCCGAGGAAGCGATCAAGAGTGGGTTCTTCGAGCGCGAGATCGTGCCCGTCACCCTGCCCGACGGCACCGTCGTCAGCACTGATGACGGACCCCGCGCCGGCACCACCTACGAGAAGATCAGTCAGCTCAAGCCGGTGTTCCGGCCGAACGGAACCATCACCGCCGGCAACGCCTGCCCGCTCAACGACGGCGCGGCCGCGCTGGTGATCATGAGTGACACCAAGGCCAAAGAGCTGGGCCTGACGCCGCTGGCGCGGGTGGTGTCGACCGGTGTCAGTGGACTGTCGCCGGAGATCATGGGACTGGGCCCGATCGAGGCCGTCAAGAAGGCGCTCGGCAACGCCAAGATGTCGCTGAGCGATATCGACCTCTACGAGATCAACGAGGCATTCGCCGTGCAGGTGCTGGGCTCGGCTCGTGAGCTCGGCATGGATGAGGACCGGCTGAACGTGTCCGGCGGAGCGATTGCGCTGGGGCACCCGTTCGGCATGACCGGCGCCCGCATCACCACCACCCTGCTGAACAACCTCAGCACGTACGACAAGACGTTCGGCCTGGAGACCATGTGCGTCGGCGGCGGGCAGGGCATGGCGATGGTCCTGGAGCGCCTGTCCTGA
- a CDS encoding alpha/beta hydrolase produces MTAPSKVSGEPRTQIGVGGARRNRKFPVSDGAPVEIVETSTSLRGRLVSLSARMTVRPVLAVCSHVPNLPWPWGVVDFASRALLPKAGTVRATIGLPNADAQLVRAPGVLPADGRRRVVLYMHGGAFLTCGVNSHNRIVTTLSTAADAPVLVVNYRMVPKHTVGMAVDDCQDAYNWLRLRGYEPDQIVLAGDSAGGYLALTLAQRLQAAGEHPAALVAISPLLQLAKEPKQAHPNIKTDAMFPPKAFDALVSLVARAAAKNIVDGEPEQIYEPLDHIEPGLPRTLIHVSGSEVLLHDARLAARRLAAAGVPAEVRVWRGQVHDFQIFAPIIPEAQRSLRQIGEYIREATG; encoded by the coding sequence ATGACCGCACCAAGCAAAGTCTCCGGCGAGCCGCGCACCCAGATCGGTGTGGGCGGAGCCCGGAGAAATCGGAAGTTCCCGGTCAGCGACGGCGCCCCCGTCGAGATCGTGGAGACAAGCACCAGCCTTCGTGGCCGACTGGTATCACTGAGCGCCCGGATGACGGTCCGGCCGGTGCTGGCCGTGTGCAGCCACGTGCCCAACCTGCCGTGGCCGTGGGGCGTCGTCGACTTCGCCTCGCGCGCGCTGCTGCCCAAGGCCGGGACCGTGCGTGCCACGATCGGCCTACCCAATGCCGACGCCCAGTTGGTGCGGGCCCCGGGAGTGCTGCCCGCCGACGGCAGACGCCGGGTGGTGCTCTACATGCACGGCGGCGCCTTTTTGACCTGCGGAGTGAACTCCCACAACCGGATAGTCACGACCTTGTCGACGGCGGCTGACGCACCGGTGCTGGTGGTCAACTACCGGATGGTGCCCAAGCACACGGTGGGGATGGCGGTCGACGACTGCCAGGATGCGTACAACTGGTTGCGGTTGCGTGGGTACGAGCCCGACCAGATCGTGCTGGCCGGCGATTCCGCCGGCGGCTACCTGGCGCTGACGCTGGCGCAGCGATTGCAGGCCGCCGGAGAGCACCCGGCCGCACTGGTGGCCATTTCACCGCTGCTGCAGCTGGCCAAGGAGCCCAAGCAGGCCCACCCCAACATCAAGACCGACGCGATGTTCCCGCCGAAGGCGTTCGACGCGCTGGTCAGCCTGGTAGCCAGAGCTGCCGCCAAAAACATCGTCGACGGCGAGCCGGAACAGATCTACGAACCACTGGACCACATCGAACCCGGTTTGCCACGCACGCTCATTCACGTCTCGGGTTCGGAAGTGCTGCTGCATGACGCCCGATTGGCCGCCCGCAGGCTCGCCGCCGCGGGTGTGCCCGCCGAGGTTCGGGTCTGGCGTGGCCAGGTGCATGACTTCCAGATTTTCGCTCCGATCATCCCCGAGGCCCAACGGTCCCTGCGGCAGATCGGTGAGTACATCCGCGAGGCCACGGGGTAG
- a CDS encoding cystathionine beta-synthase, producing MRIARHISELIGNTPLVQLTSVVPEGAGTVVAKVEYLNPGGSVKDRIAVKMIDAAEASGELKPGGTIVEPTSGNTGVGLALVAQRRGYKCVFVCPDKVGEDKRNVLRAYGAEVVVCPTAVAPEDPASYYSVSNRLVEEIDGAWKPDQYSNPKGPESHYETTGPEIWADTDGKVTHFVTGVGTGGTITGAGRYLKEVSGGSVKVIGADPEGSVYSGGTGRPYLVEGVGEDFWPSAYDPSITDQIIAVSDADSFDMTRRLAREEGLLVGGSCGMAVVAALEVAQQAGPDSLVVVLLPDGGRGYLSKIFNDAWMSSYGFLRSRLDGSTEEVTVGDVLRRKSGALPDLVHTHPSETVRDAIGILREYGVSQMPVVGAEPPVMAGEVAGSVSERELLSAVFEGRAKLADAVAEHMSPALPLVGAGELVSAAAKDLREWDAVMVVEDGKPVGVLTRSDLLGYLSDGSVHR from the coding sequence ATGCGGATCGCACGGCACATCAGTGAGCTCATCGGCAACACCCCCCTGGTCCAGCTGACCTCGGTGGTTCCCGAGGGAGCAGGCACCGTGGTGGCCAAGGTGGAGTACCTCAACCCCGGCGGCAGTGTCAAGGACCGCATCGCGGTCAAGATGATCGACGCCGCCGAGGCCAGCGGTGAGCTCAAGCCCGGGGGCACCATCGTCGAACCCACCTCCGGCAACACCGGCGTGGGGTTGGCCCTGGTGGCCCAGCGGCGCGGCTACAAATGTGTGTTCGTCTGCCCGGACAAAGTCGGTGAAGACAAGCGGAACGTGCTGCGGGCATACGGGGCCGAAGTGGTGGTGTGCCCGACGGCGGTCGCTCCCGAAGACCCTGCGTCGTACTACAGCGTGTCCAACCGTCTCGTCGAGGAAATCGACGGCGCGTGGAAGCCGGACCAGTACTCCAATCCGAAGGGTCCTGAAAGTCATTACGAGACAACGGGTCCGGAGATCTGGGCCGACACCGACGGTAAGGTGACGCACTTTGTCACCGGCGTCGGCACCGGCGGCACCATCACCGGGGCCGGGCGCTACCTCAAGGAGGTGTCCGGCGGGTCCGTGAAGGTGATCGGCGCCGATCCCGAAGGCTCGGTGTACTCCGGCGGAACGGGCCGGCCCTACCTTGTCGAAGGTGTGGGCGAGGATTTCTGGCCCAGCGCCTACGATCCGTCGATCACTGATCAGATCATTGCGGTATCGGACGCCGATTCCTTCGACATGACCCGTCGCCTCGCCCGCGAAGAGGGACTGCTGGTCGGCGGCTCCTGCGGGATGGCCGTCGTGGCCGCGCTCGAGGTCGCCCAGCAGGCCGGCCCGGATTCACTGGTGGTGGTGCTGCTGCCCGACGGCGGCCGCGGATACCTGTCGAAAATCTTCAACGACGCATGGATGTCGTCCTACGGGTTCCTGCGCAGTCGCCTCGACGGTTCCACTGAAGAGGTGACCGTCGGCGACGTACTCCGCCGCAAGTCCGGCGCGCTGCCGGACCTGGTGCACACCCACCCGTCCGAAACGGTGCGTGACGCAATCGGAATTCTTCGCGAATACGGTGTTTCGCAGATGCCCGTCGTCGGTGCCGAACCGCCGGTAATGGCAGGCGAGGTCGCCGGTAGCGTTTCTGAACGCGAGCTCCTTTCCGCGGTATTCGAGGGCCGGGCGAAACTCGCCGACGCGGTGGCAGAACACATGAGTCCAGCTTTGCCATTAGTCGGCGCCGGTGAACTCGTCAGTGCAGCAGCCAAAGATCTGCGTGAATGGGATGCCGTGATGGTGGTCGAGGATGGCAAGCCGGTGGGCGTGCTCACCCGCAGTGACCTGCTCGGATACCTCTCGGACGGTTCCGTCCACCGGTGA
- a CDS encoding RDD family protein produces MTHRPTRGETVTDYPPPPPGNYPPPPPGNYPPPPPQGNYPPPPPGGYPGYGGGYAGGFPQPLPREAYTSWFTRVVASLIDGLIVGIPVGIAQGISYATGDSECTTDTVDGYSAYCSSSPSALGWILTTVVGLAAFAFGIWNYGYRQGTTGSSVGKSIMKFRVVSEKTWQPIGFGLSLVRQIAHFVDAVICYIGYLFPLWDRKRQTIADKIMTTVCVPNDPNRTPNP; encoded by the coding sequence ATCACGCACCGTCCGACCCGAGGAGAGACCGTGACCGACTACCCGCCGCCCCCGCCCGGCAACTATCCGCCGCCCCCGCCCGGCAACTACCCGCCGCCACCGCCGCAAGGCAACTACCCGCCGCCGCCTCCCGGCGGATATCCCGGTTACGGCGGCGGATACGCCGGTGGGTTTCCCCAACCACTGCCGAGAGAGGCGTACACCTCGTGGTTCACCCGCGTGGTCGCCTCACTGATCGACGGCCTCATCGTGGGCATACCGGTCGGCATCGCCCAGGGCATCTCCTACGCCACCGGTGACAGTGAGTGCACCACCGACACCGTGGACGGCTACAGCGCCTATTGCTCGTCGAGTCCGTCGGCCCTCGGTTGGATCCTCACCACCGTGGTGGGCCTGGCGGCGTTCGCCTTCGGAATCTGGAACTACGGCTATCGCCAGGGCACCACCGGGTCGAGCGTAGGCAAGTCGATCATGAAATTCCGCGTCGTCAGTGAAAAGACCTGGCAGCCCATCGGATTCGGGCTCTCGCTCGTCCGGCAGATCGCCCACTTCGTGGACGCCGTGATCTGCTACATCGGCTATCTGTTCCCGCTGTGGGACCGCAAGCGCCAGACGATCGCCGACAAGATCATGACCACCGTCTGCGTGCCGAACGACCCCAACCGCACGCCCAATCCCTGA
- a CDS encoding enoyl-CoA hydratase/isomerase family protein: MAISVTDEILTRVDGGVGYVTLNRPKALNSLNQTMVDAMAEALTAWSTDDTVNAVVLDGAGERGLCAGGDVVAIYHSARADGTEARKFWFDEYRLNALIGRYPKPYVALMDGIVMGGGVGLSAHGSVRVVTDTTKLAMPEVGIGFVPDVGGTYVLAQSPGALGLYAALTGSTFTGADAIALGLADHFVPHDSLADFAADIATSGVEAALSRHTVEPPASNLVTQRHWIDECFGSTKEPKPLPEVIAGLRGHNAGPANDAADVIAGRSPISVAVTREAIRRATDHQTLEDALIQDYRVSCASLRSHDLVEGIRAQLVDKDRNPKWSPASIAAVTSDDVDAYFAPADPDLTF, translated from the coding sequence ATGGCGATATCAGTGACCGATGAGATCCTCACCCGTGTCGACGGCGGCGTGGGCTACGTCACCCTCAATCGGCCCAAGGCCCTCAACTCGCTGAACCAGACCATGGTCGACGCGATGGCCGAGGCGCTGACGGCGTGGTCCACCGATGACACCGTCAACGCGGTGGTCCTCGACGGCGCCGGTGAGCGCGGACTGTGCGCGGGCGGCGACGTGGTGGCGATCTATCACAGCGCCCGGGCCGACGGCACCGAGGCACGCAAGTTCTGGTTCGACGAGTACCGGCTCAACGCGCTGATCGGGCGCTACCCCAAGCCTTATGTGGCGTTGATGGACGGCATCGTGATGGGCGGCGGCGTCGGCCTCAGCGCGCACGGCAGCGTCCGCGTCGTCACCGACACCACCAAGCTCGCGATGCCCGAGGTGGGCATCGGGTTCGTCCCCGATGTCGGCGGCACCTACGTGCTGGCGCAGAGTCCCGGCGCGCTGGGCCTCTACGCGGCGTTGACGGGTTCGACGTTCACCGGAGCGGACGCGATCGCACTGGGGCTCGCCGACCACTTCGTACCCCACGACAGCCTCGCCGACTTCGCCGCCGACATCGCCACCTCCGGCGTCGAGGCCGCACTGAGCCGCCACACCGTCGAGCCGCCCGCGAGCAACCTTGTTACGCAACGGCATTGGATTGATGAATGCTTCGGCAGCACCAAGGAACCGAAACCGCTGCCGGAGGTCATCGCCGGTCTGCGCGGGCACAACGCCGGACCGGCCAACGACGCGGCCGATGTGATCGCCGGCCGCTCACCGATCTCGGTGGCGGTCACCCGCGAGGCCATCAGGCGGGCCACCGATCACCAAACGCTCGAGGACGCGCTGATCCAGGACTACCGGGTCTCGTGCGCGTCGCTGCGCTCCCACGACCTGGTCGAGGGTATCCGGGCCCAGCTGGTGGACAAGGACCGCAACCCGAAGTGGTCGCCGGCCTCGATTGCCGCTGTCACCTCCGACGACGTCGACGCCTACTTCGCCCCTGCCGATCCCGACCTCACCTTCTAG
- a CDS encoding RDD family protein translates to MNEQPPGPPPGNYPPPPHPSGSGFPQQYSAYQSPAGGFAPMPGYGWGAPPPPGLGPLPTSAYTPWIHRVLAFLIDYIPYLIIVGIGWGILLGTQQCVDFADTGLGEVLGESYGAQVCDASTIGQTAVTLAGLVGLGYVLWNYGYRQGTTGSSIGKSVMRFRVLSEKTGQPLGFGPSIIRQLAHVVDLFLCGLGFLFPLWDNKRQTLADKIMATVCLPR, encoded by the coding sequence ATGAACGAACAACCGCCGGGCCCGCCGCCCGGAAACTACCCGCCGCCTCCACATCCGTCCGGAAGCGGGTTCCCGCAGCAGTACTCCGCGTACCAGTCACCCGCGGGCGGGTTTGCGCCGATGCCGGGGTACGGATGGGGCGCACCGCCACCTCCGGGCCTCGGTCCGCTACCCACGTCGGCCTACACCCCGTGGATACACCGGGTGCTCGCGTTCCTCATCGACTACATCCCCTACCTGATCATCGTCGGGATCGGCTGGGGAATCCTCCTGGGCACCCAGCAGTGTGTGGACTTCGCCGACACCGGACTAGGCGAGGTCCTCGGCGAGTCCTACGGCGCACAGGTGTGTGACGCATCGACGATCGGGCAGACGGCCGTGACGCTGGCCGGCCTGGTGGGCCTGGGCTACGTGCTGTGGAATTACGGCTACCGGCAGGGGACCACCGGTAGCAGCATCGGCAAATCGGTGATGAGATTCCGGGTCCTCAGCGAAAAGACCGGCCAGCCACTGGGTTTCGGGCCGTCGATCATCCGCCAACTGGCGCACGTCGTGGATCTGTTCCTCTGCGGCCTCGGCTTCCTGTTCCCGTTGTGGGACAACAAGCGTCAGACACTTGCCGACAAGATCATGGCCACCGTCTGCCTACCCAGATGA
- a CDS encoding enoyl-CoA hydratase, translating into MASFETILVDRDERVATITLNRPKALNALNSQVMAEVTAAARELDNDPGIGAIIVTGNEKAFAAGADIKEMSELSFSDVFAADFFAGWTDFAAVRTPTIAAVAGYALGGGCELAMMCDVLIAADTAKFGQPEIKLGVLPGMGGSQRLTRAIGKAKAMDLILTGRTIGAEEADRAGLVSRVVPAADLLTEARAVATTISQMSLTAARMCKEAVNRSFEATLTEGILYERRLFHSAFATDDQTEGMAAFTEKRAANFTHR; encoded by the coding sequence ATGGCCAGCTTCGAGACCATTCTCGTCGACCGCGATGAGCGCGTCGCCACCATCACGTTGAACCGCCCCAAGGCACTCAATGCGCTCAACAGCCAGGTGATGGCCGAAGTCACCGCGGCAGCACGAGAGCTCGACAACGACCCGGGTATCGGCGCCATCATCGTGACCGGTAACGAGAAGGCCTTCGCCGCCGGTGCGGACATCAAGGAGATGTCGGAGCTGTCGTTCTCCGATGTCTTCGCGGCCGATTTCTTCGCCGGCTGGACCGATTTCGCCGCGGTACGCACTCCCACCATCGCCGCGGTCGCCGGCTATGCCCTGGGCGGCGGCTGCGAGCTGGCGATGATGTGTGACGTGCTGATCGCCGCCGACACCGCCAAGTTCGGCCAGCCGGAGATCAAGCTGGGTGTACTGCCGGGCATGGGCGGCAGTCAGCGGCTCACCCGCGCGATCGGCAAGGCCAAGGCAATGGATCTGATCCTGACCGGCCGCACCATCGGCGCCGAGGAGGCCGACCGGGCCGGACTGGTGTCCCGCGTTGTGCCCGCCGCCGACCTGCTGACCGAGGCCAGGGCCGTCGCCACCACGATCTCGCAGATGTCACTGACCGCCGCCCGGATGTGTAAAGAGGCCGTCAACCGCTCCTTCGAGGCGACCCTGACCGAGGGCATCCTCTACGAGCGTCGGCTGTTCCACTCGGCGTTCGCCACCGACGATCAGACGGAAGGGATGGCCGCGTTCACCGAGAAACGCGCTGCCAACTTCACACACCGCTAA
- a CDS encoding Bax inhibitor-1/YccA family protein yields the protein MRESSNPVFRSLPKQQGGYATFGSGAAGAATAQVHQGYEPYTVPPQTGVSRPMTIDDVVTKTGMTLLVLTAVAAVSYFLVDANNGLMMPFTLIGALGGLALVLVATFGRKQDNPAIVISYAALEGLFLGAASFLFANLVSNGGPGMIFQAVVATFGVFFGMLVVYKTGAIRVTPKLTRMIVAGMFGVLALALVNILFMAFSGSAPLTDGGPLAIGFSLLCIALAAFSFLIDFDAADQMIRAGAPEKAAWGVALGLTVTLVWLYLEILRLLSYFQND from the coding sequence GTGCGGGAATCCAGCAATCCGGTATTCCGCTCGCTGCCTAAGCAGCAGGGTGGGTACGCGACATTCGGCTCCGGTGCTGCCGGCGCCGCGACAGCCCAGGTGCATCAAGGCTACGAGCCGTACACGGTGCCGCCTCAGACCGGCGTCTCACGACCCATGACCATCGACGACGTGGTCACCAAGACCGGCATGACATTGCTGGTCCTGACCGCGGTCGCTGCGGTGTCGTACTTCTTGGTCGACGCCAACAACGGCTTGATGATGCCGTTCACGCTCATCGGCGCTCTCGGTGGGCTGGCGCTCGTGCTGGTGGCCACCTTCGGCCGTAAGCAGGACAACCCCGCGATCGTCATCAGCTACGCCGCTCTGGAGGGCCTGTTCCTCGGCGCCGCGTCGTTCCTGTTCGCCAACCTGGTGTCCAACGGTGGCCCGGGGATGATCTTCCAGGCTGTTGTCGCCACCTTCGGCGTGTTCTTCGGCATGCTGGTCGTCTACAAGACCGGCGCGATCCGCGTGACGCCGAAGCTCACCCGGATGATCGTCGCGGGCATGTTCGGTGTGCTCGCCCTGGCCCTGGTGAACATCCTGTTCATGGCGTTCTCCGGAAGTGCGCCGTTGACCGACGGTGGCCCGCTGGCGATCGGCTTCTCGCTGCTGTGCATCGCGCTGGCCGCGTTCAGCTTCCTGATCGACTTCGACGCCGCGGACCAGATGATCCGCGCGGGGGCTCCTGAGAAGGCTGCCTGGGGAGTCGCGCTGGGGCTGACCGTGACGCTGGTCTGGCTCTACCTCGAGATCCTGCGTCTGCTCAGCTACTTCCAGAACGACTAG
- a CDS encoding alpha/beta hydrolase: protein MTTSPATDRNTESVTAEETEPAEVAPADDTPWWLRHYTFVGTAAGLIMIWLSLTPSLLPRGPLFQGIVSGACGAVGYGLGVFAVWLVRYMRSKDSSPRAPGWAWLVLVVAGIVGQVLMIIWFHRWQDDVRDLMDVPRLDWIDYPMAAVIGIVVLFLFVEIGQQAGRLTRFLSRQLNRVAPPRVSATVSVLLLVALTIALLNGVVVRFAMSTLNNTFESVNNEESPDNSAPTTALRSGGPDSLVTWSSLGHQGRMFIGSGPTVAQLTEFNGTPAVEPIRAYAGLNSADGIKATAELAAQELQRTGGLNRAVVAVATTTGTGWINQAEADALEYMYNGDTAIVSMQYSFLPSWLSFLVDRENARQAGQALFEAVDELIRVMPEAQRPKLVVFGESLGSFGGEAPFLSLNNIVARTDGALFSGPTFNNTVWAELTRTRDAGSPEWLPIYDAGDNVRFAARPEDLNRPDQPWGHPRVVYMQHASDPIAWWNPHLLFAEPDWLKEPRGYDVLPSVRWIPVVTFVQVSADMAVAVDVPDGHGHRYVQNVANAWAAVLQPPGWTPEKTARLRPQMHSGE from the coding sequence GTGACCACGTCGCCGGCGACGGACCGCAACACCGAATCCGTCACCGCTGAGGAAACCGAGCCCGCCGAGGTCGCGCCGGCGGATGACACTCCCTGGTGGCTGCGCCATTACACCTTCGTCGGGACCGCCGCCGGCCTGATCATGATCTGGCTGTCGCTGACGCCGTCGCTGCTGCCCCGCGGCCCGCTGTTTCAGGGCATCGTCAGCGGCGCCTGCGGGGCGGTCGGTTACGGCCTCGGGGTGTTCGCGGTGTGGCTGGTCCGCTATATGCGCTCCAAAGATTCCAGCCCCCGAGCGCCCGGGTGGGCGTGGTTGGTCCTGGTCGTCGCGGGCATCGTCGGTCAGGTGTTGATGATCATCTGGTTCCACCGCTGGCAGGACGACGTCCGTGACCTGATGGATGTGCCACGGCTGGACTGGATCGATTATCCGATGGCCGCCGTGATCGGAATCGTGGTCCTGTTCCTGTTCGTCGAGATCGGCCAGCAGGCAGGCAGGCTCACCCGGTTCCTGTCCCGCCAGCTCAATCGAGTTGCACCGCCACGGGTTTCGGCCACGGTGTCGGTGCTGCTGCTGGTGGCGCTGACGATCGCACTGCTCAACGGTGTGGTGGTCCGTTTTGCGATGAGCACCCTCAACAACACCTTCGAGTCCGTCAACAATGAAGAGAGCCCGGACAATTCGGCACCGACCACAGCGCTGCGTTCCGGCGGCCCGGACTCGTTGGTGACGTGGTCGTCGCTGGGCCATCAGGGCCGGATGTTCATCGGCAGCGGGCCGACGGTCGCCCAGCTCACCGAGTTCAACGGGACCCCGGCCGTCGAACCGATCCGCGCGTACGCCGGGCTGAATTCGGCCGACGGCATCAAGGCCACCGCCGAGTTGGCGGCGCAGGAACTACAACGCACCGGCGGGCTCAACCGCGCAGTCGTGGCGGTGGCCACCACCACGGGCACCGGGTGGATCAACCAGGCCGAGGCCGACGCGCTCGAGTACATGTACAACGGCGACACCGCGATCGTGTCGATGCAGTACTCGTTCCTGCCGAGCTGGTTGTCGTTCCTGGTGGACCGGGAGAACGCCCGTCAGGCCGGGCAGGCCCTGTTCGAGGCCGTCGACGAGCTGATCCGCGTGATGCCCGAGGCGCAGCGGCCCAAGCTGGTGGTCTTCGGGGAGAGCCTGGGCTCCTTCGGTGGTGAGGCACCGTTCTTGAGCCTGAACAACATCGTCGCGCGCACCGATGGCGCGCTGTTCAGCGGCCCGACCTTCAACAACACCGTGTGGGCAGAGTTGACGCGGACCCGCGACGCCGGATCACCGGAGTGGCTGCCGATTTACGACGCCGGGGACAACGTCCGATTCGCCGCGCGGCCAGAGGATCTCAACCGGCCCGACCAACCCTGGGGTCATCCGCGCGTGGTGTATATGCAGCACGCCTCGGATCCGATCGCGTGGTGGAACCCGCACCTGCTGTTCGCGGAACCGGATTGGCTCAAAGAACCGCGCGGGTACGACGTGCTGCCGAGCGTGCGCTGGATCCCGGTGGTGACATTTGTGCAGGTTTCGGCGGACATGGCGGTCGCCGTCGATGTTCCCGACGGGCACGGCCACCGTTACGTCCAGAATGTTGCCAATGCCTGGGCTGCGGTGTTGCAGCCACCGGGCTGGACGCCGGAGAAGACCGCCCGGCTGCGCCCGCAGATGCATTCGGGCGAATAG
- a CDS encoding SGNH/GDSL hydrolase family protein: MGTRVSRRSALAVAALLGSTGAGVVGARNLLTGQAVKAREVIPKSWDVPPRADGVYTRGGGPVQRWQRNVPFDIHLMVFGDSTATGYGCKTADEVPGVLLARGLAEQSGKRIRLSTKAIVGATSKGLSGQVDAMFVAGPPPDATVIMIGANDITALNGIAASSRRLGDAVKRLRASGAEVVVGTCPDFGIITAIPQPLRWVTRTMGLRLARAQAAAVRSAGGLPVPLADLLTPEFLQAPDVLFSEDQFHPSAAGYSLAANQLLPALCYSLGEWSGELPWESRSAENRSLATRLRMLARLWPRRTTGVPAPVVVTAG; the protein is encoded by the coding sequence GTGGGTACACGCGTTTCGCGTCGGTCCGCCCTTGCGGTTGCCGCCTTGCTCGGCTCGACCGGAGCCGGCGTGGTCGGCGCGCGCAACCTGCTCACCGGCCAGGCCGTCAAGGCGCGGGAGGTCATCCCCAAGTCCTGGGACGTGCCCCCGCGCGCCGACGGCGTCTACACCCGCGGTGGTGGCCCCGTGCAGCGCTGGCAGCGCAACGTCCCCTTCGACATCCACCTGATGGTCTTCGGCGATTCCACAGCCACCGGATACGGCTGCAAGACCGCCGACGAAGTGCCTGGGGTTCTGCTGGCCCGCGGCCTGGCTGAGCAGTCGGGTAAGCGAATCCGATTGAGCACCAAGGCGATTGTCGGTGCAACGTCGAAGGGACTGTCAGGTCAGGTGGACGCGATGTTCGTCGCCGGCCCCCCGCCGGATGCCACCGTCATCATGATCGGCGCCAACGACATCACCGCGTTGAACGGCATCGCCGCCTCGTCGCGCCGGCTCGGAGATGCGGTCAAGCGCCTTCGTGCCAGTGGTGCGGAGGTCGTCGTCGGCACCTGTCCGGACTTCGGCATCATCACCGCGATCCCGCAGCCGTTGCGGTGGGTCACCCGCACCATGGGCCTGCGGCTGGCCCGCGCGCAGGCCGCCGCCGTGCGTTCTGCCGGCGGGCTGCCCGTGCCGCTGGCCGACCTGCTGACCCCGGAGTTCCTGCAGGCTCCTGATGTGTTGTTCTCCGAGGACCAGTTCCACCCTTCGGCCGCCGGGTACTCACTGGCGGCCAATCAGCTGCTGCCGGCGTTGTGTTACTCGCTGGGCGAATGGTCCGGGGAACTGCCGTGGGAGTCGCGCAGCGCCGAGAACCGCTCACTGGCCACCAGGCTGCGGATGCTCGCGCGACTGTGGCCGCGCCGCACCACCGGGGTGCCCGCACCCGTCGTGGTCACTGCAGGTTAG